One Denticeps clupeoides chromosome 3, fDenClu1.1, whole genome shotgun sequence DNA window includes the following coding sequences:
- the LOC114786231 gene encoding calmodulin-regulated spectrin-associated protein 1-B-like isoform X3: MKKVMDRSARPEPVVAGDAGVIVPLDVYDSARAKIDANLRWLFAKAYGPGNVPEDQVDPFYSDQYGVEHIKPDVLQQLRSAELYCRVCVSIIRPEGPAAVTTHQAVIHTLGRHGIYAREPDGTPVSADDLGATPIKMSSHIPLIDGLMELFCKETVCVERCVTETHGSERPHDAETSMLLWINKVIAKLKQILEKELKLKQQLLESPCHQKVRYRRDQPSCSMPPLPLLRELIDVCDGTALLATIHYYCPLQLRLEDVCLKEVASLADSVYNLQVLRRFSDQHLNSCLHITTEDLLYCPPVLKCNILAFLAELFHCFEIVKPEFVQPRDLQEVKDARAIMQPARSLPHIPVSCDSRRSFQGTFLAPEVMVTSQHFHSTKGSPASGPSHSLASRQEEEPLDLRNRSSSLDTHTRLAWIEKRQRPVSSMMSGDREWERVCASGVSTGDRACASVREAQSLPRSISKDSLAPNLLSTVALRPVNGHSPKSPVQTAEKVLTAFISDGSQAGFDTPHSPDPSHEHHPMESFFLEPLQAAPLRPAKERSDRTNKREECGEDCFRRVDVGCGSQRGGTQSVWKNQLEASEGFFLHDKPPSLIECVQPRQLTALESGKDSDWEIPDIEDEEEAEQDVVYQQEEAGKKLGGFHDDVESAKLRADSCMTERADKEEESISHTPSSLSISSSGTLTSFSQSRHRHGNSSSRASSLSTTPDGSENGLLANQLLQLRLQLEQKRRAIQSHQRKAEVVSARQRLQLGREAFLSVVKKGKSAQVQREGEGEKEREASKGERKREGEALKQPVFGNQCRVSPSHPTGLEGNNNVCEETELNETCRSIDQLNKAIHAIQQQMLQLSQQQEILLKRNTPQNTPHHTPQHAKHAGQKTPLHTPVCSPKHAKPNTPPQMGQNTAHYTPENAKQHPAVSSPQHTPKHTPQHTLTHVQHTHSSASETRPRASVHFVEAVSTPTRRPPRLSSSHAKSPKARRSKHGSEVTGTIPETGCEEEEKGHRRSGLVRGTARSTTFRVIQSSRGSCERPHTEPQLQPHPDNSDPQPDIITSKSQTDIPSDKQAGPRPGMPPQPHTRQHHPQPEPHRPVSPCIQMCESPTILASGGESVGSGKESEASHSEESSRSRAQLIEVGLSELEEGGDTDSETRAGLGFFFKDDQTAEDELARKRSAFLLKQQRKAEETRLRKLQLEAESEIKRDEARRKAEEDRVRKEEERVRKELIKQEYLRRKQEQLLEEQGLAKPKPRPKTKKSRPKSLQRGASGTTKPAVSLCSAPSASSLSLASDGLSGGSNRGDSVDSLRNVNSRTLDWDSRSTASSSTAAEYNGPRLFKEPSVKSNKSIIQNALSHCCLAGKVNESLKNSVLQDLEHCEANHFLILFRDTACQFRGLYSYCPETNRISRIIGNGPRSISDHMVDKLYKYSSDRKQFTLIPARSVCVSVDALTIHTHLWHTRRGSAPSRK, encoded by the exons gtaatgtaccagaagaccaggtGGACCCGTTTTACTCTGATCAGTACGGTGTTGAGCACATAAAGCCagatgtgctgcagcagctgcgcTCTGCTGAGCTGTACtgccgagtgtgtgtgtccataatCCGTCCTGAAGGGCCCGCTGCTGTGACCACTCACCAGGctgtcatacacacactcgGCCGCCATGGAATCTACGCCCGAGAGCCTGACGGCACCCCTGTCTCCGCAGATGACCTCGGTGCCACGCCTATTAAAATG AGCTCCCACATCCCACTGATCGATGGATTGATGGAATTGTTTTGCAAAGAGACGGTGTGTGTGGAACGCTGCGTGACAGAAACACACGGTTCAGAGCGGCCCCACGATGCCGAGACCTCTATGTTACTTTGGATCAACAAG GTTATTGCGAAACTGAAACAGATATTAGAGAAGGAACTCAAATTGAAACAACAGCTCCTTGAATCCCCGTGTCATCAGAAG GTCCGTTACCGCAGAGACCAGCCCTCATGCTCCATGCCGCCACTCCCCTTGCTGCGGGAGCTGATAGACGTATGTGACGGCACTGCACTGCTGGCCACCATACACTACTACTGCCCCCTGCAGCTGAGGCTTGAGG ATGTCTGCCTGAAGGAAGTGGCATCCTTGGCCGACAGTGTTTACAACCTTCAGGTGCTGCGGAGGTTCTCAGACCAACATCTCAACAGCTGCCTGCACATCACCACTGAAGACCTGCTGTACTGCCCGCCTGTCCTCAAG TGTAATATCCTGGCATTCTTGGCTGAACTGTTCCACTGTTTTGAAATCGTGAAGCCAGAGTTTGTCCAGCCCAGAGACTTGCAAGAGGTCAAAGATG CAAGAGCAATCATGCAGCCGGCTCGATCCCTGCCCCACATTCCTGTGTCATGTGACAGTAGGCGCAGCTTCCAAGGCACTTTTCTAGCCCCTGAAGTCATGGTGACAAGTCAACACTTTCACAG CACCAAAGGAAGTCCTGCATCTGGCCCGTCTCACTCACTGGCAAgcaggcaggaggaggagccacTTG ATCTGAGGAACAGGTCGAGTTCTCTGGATACCCACACAAGGCTTGCATGGATAGAGAAAAGGCAACG GCCTGTCTCAAGCATGATGTCAGGGGATCGGGAGTGGGAGCGGGTGTGTGCTTCGGGTGTGAGTACAGGTGACCGTGCTTGTGCAAGTGTGAGGGAGGCGCAGAGTCTGCCTCGTTCCATCAGCAAAGACAGCCTGGCCCCAAACCTGCTCTCTACAGTTGCGCTGCGTCCAGTCAATGGCCATTCTCCCAAAAGCCCTGTCCAGACCGCGGAGAAGGTACTAACAGCTTTCATCAGCGATGGTAGCCAGGCGGGGTTTGACACGCCTCATTCACCTGACCCCTCCCACGAGCACCACCCCATGGAGAGCTTCTTTTTGGAGCCTCTGCAGGCAGCGCCTCTACGTCCTGCAAAGGAACGGAGTGACAGAACGAATAAACGCGAGGAATGTGGTGAAGACTGTTTCAGAAGAGTGGATGTAGGGTGTGGCTCACAAAGGGGTGGAACTCAGTCTGTCTGGAAGAACCAACTGGAGGCTTCAgagggattttttttgcatgacaaGCCCCCTTCGCTCATTGAGTGTGTGCAGCCCCGCCAACTCACTGCTCTGGAGTCAGGGAAGGACTCTGATTGGGAGATTCCTGATAtcgaggatgaggaggaggccGAGCAAGATGTGGTCTATCAGCAGGAGGAGGCAGGCAAGAAGTTGGGGGGGTTTCATGATGATGTGGAGTCAGCGAAACTGCGGGCAGACTCCTGCATGACCGAGCGCGCTGATAAGGAGGAGGAGTCAATAAGCCACACACCTTCCAGCTTGTCCATCAGCAGCAGCGGAACCCTGACCAGCTTCTCCCAGTCACGACATCGCCATGGCAATAGCAGCTCCCGCGCCAGCTCACTCAGCACCACCCCGGATGGCTCCGAGAACGGATTGCTGGCCaaccagctgctgcagctccgGCTCCAGCTAGAGCAGAAGCGGCGCGCCATCCAGTCGCATCAGAGGAAGGCAGAGGTGGTGTCGGCACGGCAACGGCTGCAACTGGGCAGGGAGGCTTTCCTGAGCGTGGTTAAGAAAGGAAAGAGTGCACAAGTGCAgcgagaaggagaaggagaaaaagagagagaggcaagCAAAGgcgagagaaagagggaaggCGAGGCGCTGAAGCAGCCGGTGTTTGGGAATCAGTGTCGAGTGTCTCCGTCGCACCCTACTGGTTTAGAGGGGAATAACAACGTATGTGAGGAAACGGAACTGAATGAGACGTGCCGCTCTATAGACCAACTAAACAAAGCCATCCACGCCATCCAACAGCAGATGCTGCAGCTGTCCCAGCAGCAAGAGATACTTCTGAAACGCAACACACCCCAAAACACTCCACATCACACACCTCAGCATGCAAAACACGCAGGCCAGAAGACACCACTGCACACACCCGTTTGCAGCCCAAAGCATGCAAAGCCCAACACTCCACCTCAGATGGGCCAAAACACAGCGCATTACACACCCGAAAATGCAAAGCAACACCCAGCTGTAAGCTCACCACAGCACACACCGAAGCACACTCCACAACACACCCTTACACAcgtgcagcacacacactcatctgctTCTGAGACCAGACCACGTGCGTCCGTTCACTTCGTTGAGGCCGTGTCCACGCCGACACGTCGCCCACCACGCCTGAGCTCCAGCCATGCCAAATCACCCAAAGCCAGGCGATCTAAAcatgggtcagaggtcacaggcACCATTCCAGAGACTGGttgtgaggaggaggaaaaagggCACAGAAGGAGTGGGCTGGTCAGAGGGACGGCCCGTAGCACAACTTTTAGGGTGATCCAATCGTCACGAGGTTCCTGTGAGCGTCCCCATACAGAACCCCAACTTCAGCCCCATCCAGATAACTCGGATCCTCAACCAGATATCATCACCTCAAAATCTCAGACAGATATCCCATCTGACAAACAAGCAGGCCCCAGGCCTGGCATGCCTCCTCAACCTCACACCCGACAACACCATCCTCAGCCTGAACCTCACAGACCTGTGTCCCCCTGCATCCAGATGTGCGAGAGTCCCACAATCCTTGCATCCGGCGGCGAGTCTGTTGGCTCAGGGAAGGAGAGCGAGGCATCCCATTCTGAGGAAAGTTCGAGAAGTCGAGCACAACTCATTGAAGTGGGCCTGTCTGAGCTGGAGGAGGGTGGTGACACTGACAGCGAAACGAGGGCTGGACTGGGCTTCTTTTTCAAG GATGACCAGACAGCAGAGGATGAATTGGCACGGAAGCGATCTGCCTTCCTCCTGAAACAGCAACGTAAGGCTGAGGAGACGCGACTACGCAAACTCCAGTTGGAGGCGGAGTCAGAGATCAAACGTGATGAGGCCAG GCGTAAGGCTGAAGAGGACCGTGTTCGTAAGGAGGAAGAACGTGTCCGTAAGGAGCTGATTAAGCAAGAATACCTCAGGAGAAAACAGGAGCAGCTGCTTGAGGAGCAGGGTTTGGCCAAGCCAAAGCCACGGCCCAAAACAAAGAAGTCTCGGCCCAAATCCCTGCAGCGTGGAGCATCTGGAACCACAAAGCCTG CTGTGTCTCTCTGCAGCGCACCCTCTGCTTCGTCCCTGTCTCTGGCATCTGATGGCCTATCAGGAGGCTCCAACAG aggtgACTCTGTGGATTCGTTGCGGAATGTAAACAGTCGAACCTTGGACTGGGATAGCAGGTCTACAGCCTCCAGCAGCACAGCTGCAGAGTATAATG GTCCCCGCTTGTTTAAGGAGCCCAGTGTCAAATCGAACAAGTCCATCATTCAGAACGCCCTGTCTCACTGCTGCCTGGCTGGTAAGGTCAACGAGAGCCTGAAAAACAGTGTCCTTCAG GATCTCGAGCATTGTGAGGCCAACCACTTTTTAATTCTGTTCCGTGACACGGCGTGTCAGTTCCGTGGGCTGTACTCCTACTGCCCCGAGACCAATCGGATCTCTCGAATCATCGGCAATGGCCCACGCAGCATCAGCGATCACATGGTCGACAAGCTGTACAAGTACAGCTCCGACCGGAAACAATTCACCCTGATACCTGCccgtagtgtgtgtgtgagcgtggaTGCGCTGACcatacacactcacctgtgGCACACCAGGAGAGGCAGTGCTCCAAGCAGGAAATGA
- the LOC114786231 gene encoding calmodulin-regulated spectrin-associated protein 1-B-like isoform X1: MKKVMDRSARPEPVVAGDAGVIVPLDVYDSARAKIDANLRWLFAKAYGPGNVPEDQVDPFYSDQYGVEHIKPDVLQQLRSAELYCRVCVSIIRPEGPAAVTTHQAVIHTLGRHGIYAREPDGTPVSADDLGATPIKMSSHIPLIDGLMELFCKETVCVERCVTETHGSERPHDAETSMLLWINKVIAKLKQILEKELKLKQQLLESPCHQKPDFMNALAHCMLEPLEFSRVVRYRRDQPSCSMPPLPLLRELIDVCDGTALLATIHYYCPLQLRLEDVCLKEVASLADSVYNLQVLRRFSDQHLNSCLHITTEDLLYCPPVLKCNILAFLAELFHCFEIVKPEFVQPRDLQEVKDARAIMQPARSLPHIPVSCDSRRSFQGTFLAPEVMVTSQHFHSTKGSPASGPSHSLASRQEEEPLDLRNRSSSLDTHTRLAWIEKRQRPVSSMMSGDREWERVCASGVSTGDRACASVREAQSLPRSISKDSLAPNLLSTVALRPVNGHSPKSPVQTAEKVLTAFISDGSQAGFDTPHSPDPSHEHHPMESFFLEPLQAAPLRPAKERSDRTNKREECGEDCFRRVDVGCGSQRGGTQSVWKNQLEASEGFFLHDKPPSLIECVQPRQLTALESGKDSDWEIPDIEDEEEAEQDVVYQQEEAGKKLGGFHDDVESAKLRADSCMTERADKEEESISHTPSSLSISSSGTLTSFSQSRHRHGNSSSRASSLSTTPDGSENGLLANQLLQLRLQLEQKRRAIQSHQRKAEVVSARQRLQLGREAFLSVVKKGKSAQVQREGEGEKEREASKGERKREGEALKQPVFGNQCRVSPSHPTGLEGNNNVCEETELNETCRSIDQLNKAIHAIQQQMLQLSQQQEILLKRNTPQNTPHHTPQHAKHAGQKTPLHTPVCSPKHAKPNTPPQMGQNTAHYTPENAKQHPAVSSPQHTPKHTPQHTLTHVQHTHSSASETRPRASVHFVEAVSTPTRRPPRLSSSHAKSPKARRSKHGSEVTGTIPETGCEEEEKGHRRSGLVRGTARSTTFRVIQSSRGSCERPHTEPQLQPHPDNSDPQPDIITSKSQTDIPSDKQAGPRPGMPPQPHTRQHHPQPEPHRPVSPCIQMCESPTILASGGESVGSGKESEASHSEESSRSRAQLIEVGLSELEEGGDTDSETRAGLGFFFKDDQTAEDELARKRSAFLLKQQRKAEETRLRKLQLEAESEIKRDEARRKAEEDRVRKEEERVRKELIKQEYLRRKQEQLLEEQGLAKPKPRPKTKKSRPKSLQRGASGTTKPAVSLCSAPSASSLSLASDGLSGGSNRGDSVDSLRNVNSRTLDWDSRSTASSSTAAEYNGPRLFKEPSVKSNKSIIQNALSHCCLAGKVNESLKNSVLQDLEHCEANHFLILFRDTACQFRGLYSYCPETNRISRIIGNGPRSISDHMVDKLYKYSSDRKQFTLIPARSVCVSVDALTIHTHLWHTRRGSAPSRK, encoded by the exons gtaatgtaccagaagaccaggtGGACCCGTTTTACTCTGATCAGTACGGTGTTGAGCACATAAAGCCagatgtgctgcagcagctgcgcTCTGCTGAGCTGTACtgccgagtgtgtgtgtccataatCCGTCCTGAAGGGCCCGCTGCTGTGACCACTCACCAGGctgtcatacacacactcgGCCGCCATGGAATCTACGCCCGAGAGCCTGACGGCACCCCTGTCTCCGCAGATGACCTCGGTGCCACGCCTATTAAAATG AGCTCCCACATCCCACTGATCGATGGATTGATGGAATTGTTTTGCAAAGAGACGGTGTGTGTGGAACGCTGCGTGACAGAAACACACGGTTCAGAGCGGCCCCACGATGCCGAGACCTCTATGTTACTTTGGATCAACAAG GTTATTGCGAAACTGAAACAGATATTAGAGAAGGAACTCAAATTGAAACAACAGCTCCTTGAATCCCCGTGTCATCAGAAG CCTGATTTCATGAATGCTTTGGCCCATTGCATGTTGGAGCCACTGGAGTTTTCTCGTGTG GTCCGTTACCGCAGAGACCAGCCCTCATGCTCCATGCCGCCACTCCCCTTGCTGCGGGAGCTGATAGACGTATGTGACGGCACTGCACTGCTGGCCACCATACACTACTACTGCCCCCTGCAGCTGAGGCTTGAGG ATGTCTGCCTGAAGGAAGTGGCATCCTTGGCCGACAGTGTTTACAACCTTCAGGTGCTGCGGAGGTTCTCAGACCAACATCTCAACAGCTGCCTGCACATCACCACTGAAGACCTGCTGTACTGCCCGCCTGTCCTCAAG TGTAATATCCTGGCATTCTTGGCTGAACTGTTCCACTGTTTTGAAATCGTGAAGCCAGAGTTTGTCCAGCCCAGAGACTTGCAAGAGGTCAAAGATG CAAGAGCAATCATGCAGCCGGCTCGATCCCTGCCCCACATTCCTGTGTCATGTGACAGTAGGCGCAGCTTCCAAGGCACTTTTCTAGCCCCTGAAGTCATGGTGACAAGTCAACACTTTCACAG CACCAAAGGAAGTCCTGCATCTGGCCCGTCTCACTCACTGGCAAgcaggcaggaggaggagccacTTG ATCTGAGGAACAGGTCGAGTTCTCTGGATACCCACACAAGGCTTGCATGGATAGAGAAAAGGCAACG GCCTGTCTCAAGCATGATGTCAGGGGATCGGGAGTGGGAGCGGGTGTGTGCTTCGGGTGTGAGTACAGGTGACCGTGCTTGTGCAAGTGTGAGGGAGGCGCAGAGTCTGCCTCGTTCCATCAGCAAAGACAGCCTGGCCCCAAACCTGCTCTCTACAGTTGCGCTGCGTCCAGTCAATGGCCATTCTCCCAAAAGCCCTGTCCAGACCGCGGAGAAGGTACTAACAGCTTTCATCAGCGATGGTAGCCAGGCGGGGTTTGACACGCCTCATTCACCTGACCCCTCCCACGAGCACCACCCCATGGAGAGCTTCTTTTTGGAGCCTCTGCAGGCAGCGCCTCTACGTCCTGCAAAGGAACGGAGTGACAGAACGAATAAACGCGAGGAATGTGGTGAAGACTGTTTCAGAAGAGTGGATGTAGGGTGTGGCTCACAAAGGGGTGGAACTCAGTCTGTCTGGAAGAACCAACTGGAGGCTTCAgagggattttttttgcatgacaaGCCCCCTTCGCTCATTGAGTGTGTGCAGCCCCGCCAACTCACTGCTCTGGAGTCAGGGAAGGACTCTGATTGGGAGATTCCTGATAtcgaggatgaggaggaggccGAGCAAGATGTGGTCTATCAGCAGGAGGAGGCAGGCAAGAAGTTGGGGGGGTTTCATGATGATGTGGAGTCAGCGAAACTGCGGGCAGACTCCTGCATGACCGAGCGCGCTGATAAGGAGGAGGAGTCAATAAGCCACACACCTTCCAGCTTGTCCATCAGCAGCAGCGGAACCCTGACCAGCTTCTCCCAGTCACGACATCGCCATGGCAATAGCAGCTCCCGCGCCAGCTCACTCAGCACCACCCCGGATGGCTCCGAGAACGGATTGCTGGCCaaccagctgctgcagctccgGCTCCAGCTAGAGCAGAAGCGGCGCGCCATCCAGTCGCATCAGAGGAAGGCAGAGGTGGTGTCGGCACGGCAACGGCTGCAACTGGGCAGGGAGGCTTTCCTGAGCGTGGTTAAGAAAGGAAAGAGTGCACAAGTGCAgcgagaaggagaaggagaaaaagagagagaggcaagCAAAGgcgagagaaagagggaaggCGAGGCGCTGAAGCAGCCGGTGTTTGGGAATCAGTGTCGAGTGTCTCCGTCGCACCCTACTGGTTTAGAGGGGAATAACAACGTATGTGAGGAAACGGAACTGAATGAGACGTGCCGCTCTATAGACCAACTAAACAAAGCCATCCACGCCATCCAACAGCAGATGCTGCAGCTGTCCCAGCAGCAAGAGATACTTCTGAAACGCAACACACCCCAAAACACTCCACATCACACACCTCAGCATGCAAAACACGCAGGCCAGAAGACACCACTGCACACACCCGTTTGCAGCCCAAAGCATGCAAAGCCCAACACTCCACCTCAGATGGGCCAAAACACAGCGCATTACACACCCGAAAATGCAAAGCAACACCCAGCTGTAAGCTCACCACAGCACACACCGAAGCACACTCCACAACACACCCTTACACAcgtgcagcacacacactcatctgctTCTGAGACCAGACCACGTGCGTCCGTTCACTTCGTTGAGGCCGTGTCCACGCCGACACGTCGCCCACCACGCCTGAGCTCCAGCCATGCCAAATCACCCAAAGCCAGGCGATCTAAAcatgggtcagaggtcacaggcACCATTCCAGAGACTGGttgtgaggaggaggaaaaagggCACAGAAGGAGTGGGCTGGTCAGAGGGACGGCCCGTAGCACAACTTTTAGGGTGATCCAATCGTCACGAGGTTCCTGTGAGCGTCCCCATACAGAACCCCAACTTCAGCCCCATCCAGATAACTCGGATCCTCAACCAGATATCATCACCTCAAAATCTCAGACAGATATCCCATCTGACAAACAAGCAGGCCCCAGGCCTGGCATGCCTCCTCAACCTCACACCCGACAACACCATCCTCAGCCTGAACCTCACAGACCTGTGTCCCCCTGCATCCAGATGTGCGAGAGTCCCACAATCCTTGCATCCGGCGGCGAGTCTGTTGGCTCAGGGAAGGAGAGCGAGGCATCCCATTCTGAGGAAAGTTCGAGAAGTCGAGCACAACTCATTGAAGTGGGCCTGTCTGAGCTGGAGGAGGGTGGTGACACTGACAGCGAAACGAGGGCTGGACTGGGCTTCTTTTTCAAG GATGACCAGACAGCAGAGGATGAATTGGCACGGAAGCGATCTGCCTTCCTCCTGAAACAGCAACGTAAGGCTGAGGAGACGCGACTACGCAAACTCCAGTTGGAGGCGGAGTCAGAGATCAAACGTGATGAGGCCAG GCGTAAGGCTGAAGAGGACCGTGTTCGTAAGGAGGAAGAACGTGTCCGTAAGGAGCTGATTAAGCAAGAATACCTCAGGAGAAAACAGGAGCAGCTGCTTGAGGAGCAGGGTTTGGCCAAGCCAAAGCCACGGCCCAAAACAAAGAAGTCTCGGCCCAAATCCCTGCAGCGTGGAGCATCTGGAACCACAAAGCCTG CTGTGTCTCTCTGCAGCGCACCCTCTGCTTCGTCCCTGTCTCTGGCATCTGATGGCCTATCAGGAGGCTCCAACAG aggtgACTCTGTGGATTCGTTGCGGAATGTAAACAGTCGAACCTTGGACTGGGATAGCAGGTCTACAGCCTCCAGCAGCACAGCTGCAGAGTATAATG GTCCCCGCTTGTTTAAGGAGCCCAGTGTCAAATCGAACAAGTCCATCATTCAGAACGCCCTGTCTCACTGCTGCCTGGCTGGTAAGGTCAACGAGAGCCTGAAAAACAGTGTCCTTCAG GATCTCGAGCATTGTGAGGCCAACCACTTTTTAATTCTGTTCCGTGACACGGCGTGTCAGTTCCGTGGGCTGTACTCCTACTGCCCCGAGACCAATCGGATCTCTCGAATCATCGGCAATGGCCCACGCAGCATCAGCGATCACATGGTCGACAAGCTGTACAAGTACAGCTCCGACCGGAAACAATTCACCCTGATACCTGCccgtagtgtgtgtgtgagcgtggaTGCGCTGACcatacacactcacctgtgGCACACCAGGAGAGGCAGTGCTCCAAGCAGGAAATGA